A stretch of the Mycobacterium sp. ITM-2016-00317 genome encodes the following:
- a CDS encoding alpha/beta hydrolase — translation MGRYAGAFGPHAPDSTYVGHGYPEQLFDTGEVRLNYAVAGDASAPPLLLIPGQTESWWGYEPAMGLLAEHFHVHAVDLRGQGRSTRTPHRYTLDNIGNDLVRFLDGVIGRPAFVSGLSSGGLLSAWLSAFAGPGQVLAACYEDPPFFSSELDPAIGPGLMSTVGPLFALYVKYLGDQWSIGDWDGFVAGAPTELAGWQAHVALAGGTAEPPQHLKEYDPEWGRAFVSGTFTTGCPHQEMLSQVKVPVLFTHHFRMLDDESGSLIGAATDGQAARVVELVEKSGAPVTYRSFPMMGHSMHAQDPALFAGTLTDWFTAVRS, via the coding sequence ATGGGAAGGTACGCAGGCGCTTTCGGTCCGCACGCACCGGACTCCACCTACGTCGGGCACGGTTATCCCGAGCAGCTCTTCGACACCGGCGAAGTCCGGCTGAACTACGCCGTCGCCGGGGACGCGTCCGCGCCGCCGCTGCTGCTGATCCCCGGGCAGACCGAATCATGGTGGGGTTACGAGCCCGCGATGGGCCTGCTGGCCGAGCACTTCCACGTGCACGCCGTGGACCTGCGCGGGCAGGGCCGATCGACGCGCACCCCGCACCGGTACACCCTGGACAACATCGGCAACGATCTGGTCCGGTTCCTCGACGGGGTGATCGGCCGGCCCGCGTTCGTGAGCGGACTGTCGTCGGGCGGGCTGCTCAGCGCGTGGCTCTCGGCGTTCGCCGGACCGGGCCAGGTGCTGGCCGCATGCTATGAGGATCCGCCGTTCTTCAGCTCCGAGCTCGACCCGGCGATCGGCCCGGGGCTGATGTCCACCGTCGGCCCGCTGTTCGCGCTGTACGTGAAGTATCTGGGCGACCAGTGGAGCATCGGCGACTGGGACGGCTTCGTGGCCGGGGCGCCGACGGAGCTCGCCGGCTGGCAGGCCCACGTCGCGCTGGCCGGCGGAACGGCGGAACCGCCGCAGCACCTCAAGGAGTACGACCCCGAGTGGGGACGGGCGTTCGTCAGCGGCACCTTCACCACTGGTTGCCCCCACCAGGAGATGCTGAGCCAGGTCAAGGTGCCGGTGCTGTTCACCCACCACTTCCGGATGCTCGACGACGAATCCGGCTCGCTCATCGGCGCCGCCACCGACGGTCAGGCAGCCCGCGTCGTCGAACTCGTCGAGAAGAGCGGTGCGCCCGTCACCTACCGGTCATTCCCGATGATGGGCCACTCGATGCACGCTCAGGACCCTGCGCTGTTCGCCGGCACGCTGACCGACTGGTTCACCGCCGTGCGGTCCTGA
- a CDS encoding metal-dependent hydrolase encodes MTDLIVRKLRFAFAEHDVPFLWNEANPAFSAMANAVSFLAVGFEKMIGGMIPEAMPHISDPAIAEEADAFVRQEGQHSMAHRQHVKGLIRSYPGLKDTLDKVIAAYDDMTANTPLKYRLAYTADLEATFTPVFKLMLDHDDTLFAPGDDRVASLFLWHFVEEVEHRSSALIIYDAVVDDPWYRMRVAPKIFNHVMDIIRLVSEDFNTHVPLSERKVDAMSTFRIHRRKKALLQRLPFIDAPYDGPFANAFSELPLREQLVALNGVVRSQIPGHDPTHEKLPALADRWFERYAAGYDVTKWYTAKESADV; translated from the coding sequence ATGACCGACCTGATAGTGCGCAAACTGCGATTCGCGTTCGCCGAGCACGACGTCCCGTTCCTGTGGAACGAGGCCAACCCCGCCTTCTCGGCGATGGCCAACGCGGTGTCGTTCCTGGCCGTCGGCTTCGAGAAGATGATCGGCGGCATGATCCCGGAGGCGATGCCCCACATCAGCGATCCGGCGATCGCCGAGGAGGCCGACGCGTTCGTCCGCCAGGAGGGCCAGCACTCGATGGCCCACCGGCAGCACGTGAAGGGGTTGATCAGGTCCTACCCCGGCCTCAAGGACACGCTCGACAAGGTCATCGCCGCCTACGACGACATGACGGCCAACACCCCGCTGAAGTACCGGCTGGCCTACACCGCCGACCTGGAGGCGACCTTCACCCCGGTGTTCAAGCTGATGCTCGACCACGACGACACGCTGTTCGCCCCCGGCGACGACCGGGTCGCGTCACTGTTCCTGTGGCACTTCGTCGAAGAGGTCGAACACCGAAGCTCCGCGCTGATCATCTACGACGCGGTCGTCGACGACCCGTGGTACCGGATGCGGGTGGCGCCGAAGATCTTCAACCACGTCATGGACATCATCCGGCTGGTCTCCGAGGACTTCAACACGCACGTCCCGCTGTCCGAGCGCAAGGTCGACGCGATGTCGACGTTCCGCATCCACCGGCGCAAGAAGGCACTGCTGCAACGCCTTCCGTTCATCGACGCGCCCTATGACGGCCCGTTCGCCAACGCGTTCAGCGAATTGCCGCTGCGTGAGCAGCTCGTCGCGCTCAACGGCGTGGTGCGCAGCCAGATCCCCGGCCACGACCCGACCCACGAGAAGCTGCCCGCGCTGGCCGACCGGTGGTTCGAGCGCTACGCCGCCGGCTACGACGTGACCAAGTGGTACACCGCCAAGGAGTCCGCCGATGTCTGA
- a CDS encoding tripartite tricarboxylate transporter substrate-binding protein: MFARRRTIVGVVIAMIATLLLSACGVTRGEETGLHRLRMMVPNSPGGGYDLTARTAVKIMEDEEITGRVEVFNVIGAGGTVAMARLMNERGNGDLMMMMGLGVVGAVFTNGSTARASDATALAKMVEEQEGILVPADSPFQTVQDFVAAWKADPAKVTVGGGSNPGGPDHLFPMETAKAAGIDPTKVNFISYDGGGDLLTALLGNKIAAGTSGLGEYVDQIEAGQVRVLAVSGDERVEGVDAPTLKESGIDLTFTNWRGVLAPPGISDDDRAAMVKILEELHATDAWKEALVKNGWTDAFMTGPEFESFLQEQDQRVESTLTDLGLV, from the coding sequence ATGTTCGCACGGCGCCGGACGATCGTGGGCGTGGTCATCGCCATGATCGCCACGCTCTTGCTCTCGGCCTGCGGGGTCACCCGCGGCGAGGAGACCGGCCTGCACCGCCTTCGCATGATGGTGCCCAACAGCCCCGGCGGTGGATACGACCTCACCGCGCGCACCGCTGTCAAGATCATGGAGGACGAAGAGATCACCGGGCGCGTCGAGGTGTTCAACGTCATCGGCGCCGGCGGCACCGTCGCGATGGCGCGTCTGATGAACGAACGCGGCAACGGCGACCTGATGATGATGATGGGGCTCGGCGTCGTCGGCGCGGTCTTCACCAACGGCTCCACCGCCCGCGCGTCCGACGCCACCGCGCTGGCCAAGATGGTCGAGGAGCAGGAGGGCATCCTGGTTCCGGCCGACTCGCCGTTCCAAACGGTGCAGGACTTCGTCGCCGCGTGGAAAGCCGATCCCGCGAAAGTCACCGTCGGCGGTGGCTCCAATCCCGGCGGCCCCGACCACCTGTTCCCGATGGAGACGGCCAAAGCCGCAGGCATCGACCCGACGAAGGTCAACTTCATCTCCTACGACGGCGGTGGCGACCTGCTCACGGCCTTGCTGGGCAACAAGATCGCTGCGGGCACGTCCGGCCTCGGCGAGTACGTCGACCAGATAGAGGCCGGCCAGGTACGCGTGCTCGCGGTGTCCGGTGACGAGCGCGTCGAAGGTGTCGACGCACCGACGCTGAAGGAGTCGGGGATCGATCTGACCTTCACCAACTGGCGCGGAGTGCTTGCACCACCGGGCATTTCAGATGACGACCGAGCCGCGATGGTCAAGATCCTGGAAGAACTGCATGCCACCGACGCGTGGAAGGAGGCGCTGGTGAAGAACGGTTGGACGGATGCCTTCATGACCGGCCCGGAATTCGAGAGCTTCCTCCAAGAACAAGACCAGCGCGTCGAGTCGACGCTGACAGATCTGGGGCTGGTATGA
- a CDS encoding ATP-binding protein: MRGRSLAGQFLAFQLVVVAVVLVAVAGVSVAQSEGEFREVRGQRMIAVAENMASTPIVRERTEQHPADPFVARTLAPEVDRAVALSGATLAEILGPDGTVRVSSDPSRGGARVDLGPSRADEGRAWFGDADIDATHSLVGQVPILSTDGQVLAVASVSEAYPSIWALLSGAGEGLLLYLGLGAVLGLVASWLLSRRIKRHTRGLEVAEIASLADHREALLHSIREGVIAVNNDGEITLLNDGARVLLGVPEGVVGRRVDTVGIDPAVVSFLADGEDGEDPGAAGDTVIATRTRVLTLSRRPATSQGRRIGTVITMRDSTELAALQGQLSSHKSVTDTLRAQTHEFANQLHTISGLVQLGEYDAVRDLVGTLTRRRAEISDAVTQRISDPAVAALLIAKTSLAAESGVSLSLDPQSHLAVLDPALATDVITLLGNLIDNAVDVSVGAPNAQVTVCIDDRDGLAISVLDSGPGVPEHLREAIFARGVTSKPEVPGGRGIGLALVRLVTAQHGGTIEVDDGPGGGARFLVRLQAVSHHA, encoded by the coding sequence ATGCGGGGACGCAGCCTCGCCGGGCAGTTCCTGGCGTTCCAGCTGGTGGTCGTCGCGGTGGTGCTCGTCGCCGTCGCCGGGGTGTCGGTGGCCCAGTCCGAGGGCGAGTTCCGTGAGGTGCGGGGCCAGCGGATGATCGCCGTCGCCGAGAACATGGCCTCGACGCCGATCGTGCGCGAGCGCACCGAACAGCATCCGGCCGACCCGTTCGTCGCCCGCACGCTGGCACCGGAGGTGGACCGCGCCGTCGCATTGTCCGGCGCCACCCTGGCCGAGATCCTGGGCCCCGACGGCACCGTGCGGGTGTCCTCGGATCCGTCGCGCGGCGGCGCCCGGGTCGACCTCGGGCCCAGCCGCGCCGACGAGGGCCGCGCCTGGTTCGGCGATGCCGACATCGACGCCACGCACAGCCTGGTCGGCCAGGTGCCGATCCTGTCCACTGACGGGCAGGTGCTGGCGGTCGCGTCGGTGAGCGAGGCGTACCCGTCGATCTGGGCCCTGCTCAGCGGCGCAGGCGAAGGCCTGCTGCTCTATCTCGGGCTGGGCGCGGTGCTGGGCCTGGTCGCGTCATGGCTGCTGTCCCGCCGGATCAAGCGGCACACGCGGGGCCTGGAGGTGGCCGAGATCGCCAGCCTGGCCGACCACCGCGAGGCTCTGCTGCACAGCATCCGGGAAGGGGTGATCGCGGTGAACAACGACGGCGAGATCACCCTGCTCAACGACGGGGCGCGGGTCCTGCTCGGGGTACCCGAGGGCGTGGTCGGGCGGCGGGTGGACACCGTCGGGATCGACCCGGCGGTGGTGTCGTTCCTCGCGGACGGCGAGGACGGCGAGGATCCCGGTGCGGCCGGGGACACGGTGATCGCGACCAGGACGCGGGTGCTGACGTTGAGCAGGCGGCCCGCGACCAGTCAGGGCCGGCGGATCGGCACGGTGATCACGATGCGCGACAGCACCGAACTCGCTGCGCTGCAAGGCCAGTTGTCGTCCCACAAGAGCGTCACCGACACGCTGCGGGCACAGACCCACGAGTTCGCCAACCAGCTGCACACGATCTCCGGTCTCGTGCAGCTGGGCGAGTACGATGCCGTGCGTGATCTGGTGGGCACGTTGACCCGGCGGCGCGCCGAGATCAGCGACGCGGTGACGCAACGCATCTCCGATCCCGCGGTCGCGGCGCTGCTGATCGCCAAGACGTCGCTGGCCGCCGAGAGCGGTGTCTCCCTGTCCCTGGACCCGCAGTCGCACCTGGCGGTTCTCGACCCCGCGCTGGCGACCGACGTGATCACGTTGCTGGGCAACCTGATCGACAACGCCGTGGACGTGTCGGTGGGCGCGCCGAACGCGCAGGTGACGGTGTGCATCGACGACCGCGACGGGCTGGCGATCTCGGTGCTCGACTCCGGACCCGGTGTGCCCGAACATCTTCGGGAGGCCATCTTCGCCCGCGGTGTCACCTCCAAGCCCGAGGTCCCCGGGGGCCGTGGCATCGGCCTGGCGCTGGTGCGCCTGGTGACCGCACAGCACGGCGGCACGATCGAGGTGGACGATGGGCCCGGCGGCGGGGCCCGGTTCCTGGTGCGGCTGCAGGCGGTGTCGCACCATGCGTGA
- a CDS encoding tripartite tricarboxylate transporter permease: MENFNWLLQGFAEAATPTNLMYAVIGVLLGTAVGVLPGIGPAMTVALLLPITYNVSPSAAFIMFAGIFYGGMYGGSTTSILLNTPGESSSVITALEGNKMAKAGRAAQALATAAIGSFVAGAIGTTLLAAFAPAISRFAVTLGAPSYLAIMLFALVAVTAVLGSSKMRGVISLLLGLAIGVVGIDSLTGQPRATFGLPLLSDGIDIVVIAVAVFALGEALWVAAHLRRRPVQVIPVGRPWMGKDDWKRSWKPWLRGTAYGFPFGALPAGGAELPTFLSYITEKRLSKHPEDFGKGAIEGVAGPEAANNASAAGTLVPMLSLGLPTNATAAVMLTAFVSYGIQPGPTLFDKEPLLIWTLIASLFIGNFLLLALNLPLAPLWAKLLRTPRPYLYAGILFFATLGAFAVNLQPLDLVLLLIFGLMGLMMRRFGLPVLPLIIGVILGPRIERQLRQSLQLGGGEWSSLFTEPVAIVTYVLMALLLLAPLVLRLMHRSEETLLIVEDDKDQREKASHS; the protein is encoded by the coding sequence ATGGAGAATTTCAACTGGCTCCTTCAGGGGTTCGCCGAGGCGGCGACGCCGACGAATCTGATGTACGCCGTGATCGGCGTCCTGCTCGGCACGGCGGTCGGCGTGCTGCCGGGCATCGGCCCGGCGATGACGGTCGCGTTGCTGCTGCCGATCACCTACAACGTCAGTCCGAGCGCGGCGTTCATCATGTTCGCCGGCATCTTCTACGGCGGCATGTACGGCGGTTCGACGACGTCGATTCTGCTGAACACCCCGGGGGAGTCCTCGTCGGTGATCACCGCGCTGGAGGGCAACAAGATGGCCAAAGCCGGCCGAGCCGCGCAGGCGCTGGCCACGGCTGCCATCGGGTCGTTCGTCGCCGGTGCCATCGGTACCACGCTGCTGGCCGCGTTCGCGCCCGCGATCTCCCGGTTCGCGGTCACCCTCGGTGCGCCGTCCTACCTGGCGATCATGTTGTTCGCCCTCGTCGCGGTGACCGCGGTGCTGGGTTCGTCGAAGATGCGCGGCGTGATCTCGCTCCTTCTCGGCCTGGCGATCGGTGTCGTCGGCATCGACTCACTGACCGGCCAGCCGCGCGCCACCTTCGGTCTGCCGCTGCTGTCGGACGGCATCGACATCGTCGTCATCGCGGTGGCGGTGTTCGCCCTCGGTGAGGCGCTGTGGGTCGCCGCGCATCTGCGGCGGCGGCCGGTCCAGGTCATCCCGGTCGGTCGGCCGTGGATGGGCAAGGACGACTGGAAGCGTTCCTGGAAGCCGTGGCTGCGCGGAACCGCGTACGGGTTTCCGTTCGGTGCGCTGCCCGCCGGCGGCGCGGAGCTGCCGACGTTCCTGAGCTACATCACCGAGAAGAGGCTGAGCAAGCATCCCGAGGACTTCGGCAAGGGCGCCATCGAAGGCGTCGCAGGCCCCGAGGCCGCGAACAACGCCTCGGCCGCAGGCACATTGGTGCCCATGCTTTCCCTGGGTCTGCCGACCAACGCCACCGCCGCGGTGATGCTGACGGCGTTCGTGTCCTACGGGATCCAGCCCGGCCCCACGCTGTTCGACAAGGAACCGCTGCTGATCTGGACGCTGATCGCCAGCTTGTTCATCGGCAACTTCCTGCTGCTCGCACTGAATCTGCCGTTGGCGCCACTGTGGGCCAAACTGCTGCGCACTCCGCGGCCGTACCTCTACGCGGGGATCCTGTTCTTCGCCACCCTCGGTGCGTTCGCGGTCAACCTGCAGCCCCTGGACCTGGTACTGCTGCTGATCTTCGGCTTGATGGGCCTGATGATGCGCCGCTTCGGACTTCCGGTGCTGCCGTTGATCATCGGCGTCATCCTGGGGCCGCGCATCGAGCGCCAGCTGCGGCAGAGCCTGCAGCTCGGCGGCGGCGAGTGGAGCAGCCTGTTCACCGAACCCGTCGCGATCGTCACCTACGTGCTGATGGCTCTGCTGCTGCTGGCCCCGCTGGTGCTGCGCCTCATGCACCGCAGCGAGGAGACGCTGCTGATCGTCGAGGACGACAAGGACCAGAGAGAGAAGGCATCGCACTCATGA
- a CDS encoding universal stress protein, translating to MTIIVGYTADPFGHAALEHGIAEAKLRDTGLVVVNATSGESYVDARFAGDAEAQDVQMRLDECGVVYELLQPVGVDPAEELLDVVRRTDAELLVVGIRHRNPVGKLLLGSVAQKVILECPKPVLAVKPPES from the coding sequence ATGACGATCATCGTCGGATACACCGCGGACCCGTTCGGGCACGCCGCGCTCGAGCACGGCATCGCCGAGGCCAAGCTGCGCGACACCGGTCTGGTGGTCGTCAATGCGACCTCCGGGGAGTCCTACGTCGACGCGCGGTTCGCCGGTGACGCCGAGGCACAGGACGTGCAGATGCGCCTCGACGAGTGCGGCGTGGTCTACGAACTGCTCCAACCGGTCGGTGTCGACCCGGCCGAGGAACTGCTGGACGTGGTGCGCCGCACCGACGCCGAGCTGCTCGTCGTCGGTATCCGGCACCGCAACCCGGTGGGCAAGCTGCTGCTCGGCAGCGTCGCGCAGAAGGTGATCCTGGAGTGCCCGAAGCCGGTGCTCGCGGTCAAGCCTCCAGAGTCGTGA
- a CDS encoding response regulator → MRDVLVVDDDFMVAEIHRRFVDRVHGFRAVGVARNGAEALAATRELRPQLILLDVYLPDMTGLEVLQRLRSERDRVDVIMITAARELDTVRGALDGGAADYLIKPFEFPQLEAKLQAYATRADALLSASGADQSLIDSLFGAPQPAPAKVLPKGLGAETGELVLAAVRDAGEVSAAECADLVGISRVSARRYLEHYLSVGALELRLQYGVGRPERRYRITG, encoded by the coding sequence ATGCGTGACGTCCTGGTCGTCGACGACGACTTCATGGTCGCCGAGATACACCGCCGGTTCGTGGACCGGGTGCACGGGTTCCGCGCCGTCGGCGTCGCCCGCAACGGCGCCGAGGCGCTGGCCGCGACCAGGGAGCTACGGCCCCAGCTGATCCTGCTCGACGTGTACCTGCCCGACATGACCGGCCTGGAGGTGTTGCAGCGCTTGCGTTCTGAACGTGACCGGGTGGACGTCATCATGATCACCGCGGCGCGTGAGCTCGACACCGTCCGCGGCGCGCTCGACGGCGGCGCCGCGGACTACCTGATCAAGCCGTTCGAGTTTCCCCAGCTGGAGGCCAAACTGCAGGCCTACGCCACGCGGGCGGACGCGCTGCTGTCGGCGAGCGGGGCCGACCAGTCGTTGATCGACTCGCTGTTCGGCGCACCGCAACCCGCACCGGCCAAGGTGCTGCCCAAGGGCCTCGGCGCCGAGACCGGTGAACTGGTTTTGGCCGCCGTGCGCGACGCAGGCGAGGTGTCGGCCGCCGAATGCGCTGACCTGGTGGGGATCTCACGGGTCAGTGCGCGGCGTTATCTGGAGCACTACCTGAGCGTCGGCGCGCTGGAGCTCCGGCTGCAGTACGGGGTGGGCCGGCCGGAACGCCGCTACCGGATCACCGGCTAG
- a CDS encoding PHB depolymerase family esterase has translation MGTATVTRRLRIVSRVLAIVVAAAVTGTAVVQFGLPWWMQHGDRNHVYSLDGDRQRYQVHLPPQYDGTARLPVVMAIHGCAMTGFGWNSMKATTQFNSLADREAFIVVYPTQRMFQNTLNCWNSADPRQQHRHGGELALLAGVARQVVADYHADPDQVHVVGASSGAGTAVILGATFPDVFATVTSVAGGEYGLNQVDPDDPGTTPPEYTARQAWAQMGERARRVPLLVVQGTTDDVVPPTVATRLVAHWSAVHDLVDDGLLNNSLALAEEHETVPADSGRHAYTRSALSTPQGETVVESYLVEGMGHAYPGPAGEGLFTDRSGPAASELAWHFARRHPMR, from the coding sequence CCGGCACCGCCGTCGTCCAGTTCGGCCTGCCGTGGTGGATGCAGCACGGCGACCGCAACCACGTGTACAGCCTCGACGGCGACCGCCAGCGATACCAGGTCCACCTGCCGCCCCAGTACGACGGCACCGCCAGGCTCCCGGTGGTGATGGCGATCCACGGTTGTGCGATGACCGGATTCGGGTGGAACTCGATGAAGGCCACGACGCAGTTCAACAGCCTCGCCGACCGTGAGGCGTTCATCGTCGTGTACCCGACCCAGCGGATGTTTCAGAACACCCTCAACTGCTGGAACTCGGCCGACCCCCGACAGCAGCACCGGCACGGGGGAGAACTTGCTCTGCTCGCCGGCGTGGCCCGGCAGGTCGTCGCGGACTACCACGCGGATCCGGATCAGGTGCACGTCGTCGGCGCCTCGTCCGGTGCGGGCACCGCGGTGATCCTCGGGGCGACCTTTCCCGACGTGTTCGCGACCGTCACGTCGGTCGCCGGCGGCGAGTACGGCTTGAACCAGGTCGATCCCGACGATCCCGGCACCACCCCGCCGGAGTACACCGCGCGCCAGGCATGGGCCCAAATGGGTGAACGGGCCCGCCGGGTGCCGCTGCTCGTCGTCCAGGGGACGACCGACGATGTGGTTCCACCGACGGTGGCCACCAGGCTCGTCGCGCACTGGAGCGCGGTGCACGACCTGGTGGACGACGGGTTGCTGAACAACAGCCTGGCACTGGCCGAAGAGCACGAGACCGTGCCCGCGGATTCGGGCCGACACGCCTACACCCGCAGTGCGCTGTCGACCCCGCAGGGTGAAACGGTGGTCGAGTCGTATCTCGTCGAGGGTATGGGGCACGCCTATCCGGGCCCGGCGGGGGAGGGACTGTTCACCGATCGGTCCGGCCCTGCCGCCAGCGAGCTCGCGTGGCATTTCGCCAGACGCCACCCGATGCGCTAG
- a CDS encoding tripartite tricarboxylate transporter TctB family protein, which translates to MSTEVDTDEKATPDYAQYIVCAVMVAVGAFLVYDALSMPGGYAEVDPVGPRFFPIVIGAGLLVMAVVLAVAIPRGLRGEADAGEDIDPDMPSDWRTVGLLVGLFILLIVLVEPLGWTIASALFFGGCATVLGSRHYVRNFAIGAVLGIASFYAFYSGLGIPLPAGILDGIL; encoded by the coding sequence ATGAGCACCGAGGTTGACACCGACGAGAAGGCCACGCCCGATTACGCGCAGTACATCGTCTGCGCCGTCATGGTCGCGGTCGGCGCGTTCCTCGTCTACGACGCGCTGTCCATGCCCGGCGGATACGCCGAGGTCGATCCCGTCGGGCCACGGTTCTTTCCGATCGTCATCGGGGCCGGCCTGCTGGTGATGGCCGTGGTCCTGGCGGTGGCCATCCCGCGCGGGCTGAGGGGTGAGGCCGACGCGGGGGAGGACATCGACCCCGACATGCCCAGCGACTGGCGCACCGTCGGTCTCCTCGTCGGACTGTTCATCCTGCTGATCGTGCTCGTCGAGCCGCTCGGCTGGACCATCGCGAGCGCGTTGTTCTTCGGCGGGTGCGCAACCGTTCTGGGCAGCAGGCACTACGTGCGCAACTTCGCCATCGGCGCCGTACTGGGAATCGCCAGCTTCTACGCGTTCTACTCCGGGCTCGGAATTCCGCTGCCCGCAGGCATCTTGGATGGGATTCTGTAG